The following proteins are encoded in a genomic region of Paenibacillus sp. FSL H3-0469:
- the spoVT gene encoding stage V sporulation protein T, protein MKATGIVRRIDDLGRVVIPKEIRRTLRIREGDPLEIFVDRDGEVILKKYSPIGELGDFAKEYAESLYEGTGHITMITDRDTFIALAGGSKKDYLEKQVGVLLEKVMESRKTMLETNAGSYDISKDHSELLSTYVAAPIISGGDPIGCVVLLNKDDSVKMAQMEVKMAETAAAFLGKQMEQ, encoded by the coding sequence ATGAAAGCTACTGGTATTGTAAGACGTATTGATGACCTCGGACGAGTTGTTATTCCCAAAGAGATCAGACGCACCTTGCGGATTCGTGAGGGCGATCCTCTGGAAATTTTTGTTGACCGCGATGGTGAGGTTATCCTGAAGAAATATTCACCGATTGGTGAATTGGGTGATTTCGCCAAGGAGTATGCAGAGTCGCTGTATGAAGGAACAGGGCATATTACCATGATTACGGACCGGGACACGTTCATCGCGCTCGCCGGCGGCTCCAAGAAGGATTATCTGGAGAAGCAAGTGGGTGTGCTGCTGGAAAAGGTAATGGAAAGCCGTAAAACAATGCTTGAGACCAATGCAGGCAGCTATGACATCAGCAAGGACCACTCAGAGCTGTTATCCACGTATGTGGCAGCGCCTATTATCTCCGGAGGAGATCCCATCGGCTGCGTAGTGCTGCTGAATAAGGATGATTCGGTCAAAATGGCCCAGATGGAAGTAAAAATGGCAGAGACAGCCGCAGCCTTCCTGGGCAAGCAAATGGAACAGTAA
- the spoIIE gene encoding stage II sporulation protein E: MSKSNVVNLPEWTRAGSKDKNQKEALGTRLKAWGTRLPVVQFFAVKKWVLLLSLMGFLLGRAMILDELTPFAAAYFAVIVFMRRDSMLPVAAAIVLGSLFTPFPGAIVVAAELIIFYLIYKGLENFQRVDLSYAPLMVFVSSFMVGLFQVVIGPSLTWYPLMMAAIDAILGFVLTLVFLQALPLFTYKQKSRALRNEEVLCLIILLASVMTGLVGWTINGLSLEHVLSRFLILIFALAGGAPLGAAVGVVTGLILSLADIGAIYQMSLLAFSGMLAGMMQSGRKGAVSIGMLLGSTILSVYFMGPGDVMNSTWETCAAVVLFLLTPKGLITSIAKYVPGTADHSRSQHEYARRVRDITADRVTQFSQVFQQLSSSFGQIPRAAEAGKSDREMEDFMNTVTEGACAGCIRRTHCWDAKFYQTYRYMTDMMTTVEECPDITAAQLPPEWSRICGRTGEVLEVMKGQYELYQHDMRWKRQIYDSRQFVAEQLSGVSQVMEDLAKEIKREGQAMYRQESQIREALEKLGLSIHSIEILSLDPGRVEIEVVHAYTRGFDECRKMIAPLLSDILEENIAVVSETAVHPREGLSMVTFGSAKAYEISSGVAAAAMGGDMLSGDSFSMVELGNGTFAVSISDGMGNGERARMESSAALSMLEKLLQSGMDEKLAVKSVNSILLLRSPDEFYATVDMALIDQYSAQTIFMKIASAPSFIRRGSEVIPVTASNLPIGIIKDIEVDLVTMQLRPGDILIMMTDGIYDAPGYAVNKEIWMKRLIQELEGDDPQDMADELLDKVIRYQGNEVHDDMTIVVSRVDHYHPEWSSLHMPGVGRMERPRTVS; this comes from the coding sequence ATGAGTAAAAGCAATGTGGTGAATTTGCCGGAGTGGACAAGAGCAGGAAGCAAAGACAAAAATCAGAAAGAAGCCTTAGGTACGCGCTTGAAGGCATGGGGCACCAGGCTGCCGGTTGTCCAGTTCTTCGCGGTCAAGAAGTGGGTGCTGCTCCTTAGCCTAATGGGCTTTTTGCTGGGACGGGCTATGATCCTGGATGAGCTTACTCCGTTTGCTGCTGCTTACTTCGCCGTCATTGTATTTATGCGCAGGGATTCCATGCTGCCTGTGGCCGCAGCTATCGTGCTCGGCAGTCTCTTCACACCGTTTCCGGGTGCCATCGTGGTTGCGGCAGAGCTGATTATTTTTTATCTGATCTACAAAGGGCTGGAGAACTTCCAGCGGGTGGATCTGTCCTATGCCCCTCTGATGGTGTTCGTGTCTTCCTTTATGGTGGGACTGTTCCAGGTCGTTATCGGTCCTTCACTCACGTGGTATCCGCTGATGATGGCGGCCATTGATGCTATACTCGGGTTCGTGTTGACGCTTGTATTCCTGCAGGCGCTTCCTTTATTCACCTATAAGCAGAAAAGCAGGGCACTCCGCAATGAGGAGGTACTCTGTCTGATCATCCTGCTGGCTTCCGTCATGACCGGTCTTGTCGGCTGGACCATTAACGGTCTATCGCTGGAGCATGTCTTATCTCGGTTTCTGATTCTGATCTTTGCTCTGGCCGGAGGAGCGCCGCTTGGTGCTGCGGTTGGCGTAGTGACCGGGCTGATTCTCAGTCTGGCCGATATCGGAGCCATCTATCAAATGAGCCTGCTGGCCTTTTCCGGGATGCTGGCAGGCATGATGCAGTCCGGACGCAAAGGGGCCGTCTCCATCGGGATGCTGCTGGGATCAACGATTCTATCTGTCTATTTCATGGGACCGGGAGATGTCATGAATTCCACCTGGGAGACCTGTGCAGCCGTAGTACTGTTTCTTCTAACACCCAAGGGGCTGATTACTTCCATTGCCAAATATGTACCAGGTACGGCGGATCACAGCCGTTCCCAGCATGAATATGCCCGGAGGGTCCGGGATATTACAGCAGACCGGGTGACCCAGTTCTCGCAGGTATTCCAGCAGCTCTCCAGCAGCTTCGGGCAGATTCCCCGGGCCGCAGAGGCGGGCAAAAGCGACCGCGAGATGGAGGACTTTATGAATACGGTAACAGAAGGAGCTTGCGCCGGGTGCATCCGGCGGACTCACTGCTGGGATGCCAAGTTCTATCAGACCTACAGGTATATGACGGACATGATGACCACGGTTGAGGAGTGCCCGGACATTACCGCTGCCCAGCTGCCGCCGGAGTGGAGCCGGATCTGCGGCAGGACGGGGGAGGTGCTTGAGGTGATGAAGGGCCAATATGAGCTATACCAGCATGATATGCGCTGGAAGCGGCAAATATACGACAGCCGCCAATTTGTGGCCGAGCAATTATCTGGTGTCTCGCAGGTCATGGAGGACCTGGCGAAGGAGATTAAGCGGGAAGGGCAGGCGATGTACCGTCAGGAGAGCCAGATCCGGGAGGCGCTGGAGAAGCTGGGCCTCTCCATTCACAGCATTGAGATTCTGAGTCTCGATCCCGGCAGGGTGGAGATTGAGGTCGTGCATGCCTACACCCGGGGCTTCGATGAATGCCGCAAAATGATCGCTCCGCTGCTCTCGGATATTCTGGAGGAAAATATTGCAGTGGTCAGTGAGACCGCCGTCCATCCCCGCGAGGGCCTGTCGATGGTGACCTTTGGCTCGGCCAAGGCTTACGAGATAAGCTCCGGCGTAGCTGCTGCCGCCATGGGAGGCGATATGCTGTCGGGAGACAGCTTCAGTATGGTGGAGCTGGGTAATGGCACCTTTGCCGTCTCCATCAGTGACGGAATGGGCAACGGGGAGCGGGCCAGGATGGAGAGCAGCGCTGCGTTATCCATGCTTGAGAAGCTGCTGCAATCGGGAATGGATGAGAAGCTGGCGGTGAAATCCGTCAACTCCATTCTGCTGCTGCGCTCCCCGGATGAATTCTATGCAACAGTAGATATGGCGCTGATCGACCAGTATTCGGCGCAGACCATCTTCATGAAGATTGCTTCCGCTCCAAGCTTCATCCGGCGGGGCAGCGAGGTGATTCCCGTGACGGCCAGCAATCTGCCGATCGGCATCATCAAAGATATCGAGGTGGATCTGGTCACCATGCAACTGCGTCCCGGTGATATCCTCATCATGATGACCGATGGGATTTATGATGCGCCCGGATATGCCGTTAATAAGGAGATATGGATGAAACGTCTGATTCAGGAGCTGGAGGGCGATGATCCGCAGGATATGGCGGACGAGCTACTGGATAAGGTAATCCGTTATCAGGGGAATGAGGTTCATGATGATATGACTATCGTGGTAAGCCGTGTGGATCATTACCACCCGGAATGGTCCAGCCTGCATATGCCCGGCGTCGGCCGGATGGAGCGCCCGCGTACGGTTAGCTGA
- a CDS encoding polysaccharide biosynthesis protein, producing MTSNTQGSKLLQGAFILSAAAIFSKLIGTLQKIPLQNLGGDAAFGIYNTVYPLYTILVTVAMLGLPAAISRFVAEASAAQDVQKGRRVLLLSAGITAASGLLLGILVYAGAPLIAVWVGSSHIVPALRSSAWGLAVVPLMAALRGYFQGLHNMMPTAVSQVVEQSVRVAVMIALLLYLTGAGADAAGIAAGAMLGPAGGGIAGLGVMLLYWRSHRRGLPDRLPQAPLKNSTASAVRSAKQGVPARELLSYGLPVMLGALAVPLIGLVDVFTVPRLLTGSGSSETAAMAQFGIYNRGLPLVQIVTMLATSLSVVFIPALAEAKYQRDEALIRTRITLSLRWFWLLGLAASVGLAVLAEPVNTALYGDAAGSGAMTWLAFTAAGGTVSIISAALLQGLGAVRAPALHLLAAALLKAALNLLLVPQQGITGAAIAGVAAHLFAAALNVLLLYRQGHLRLRAADVLLKPAALLAGLGLAAAAVSHGAAWAADAAGFGGGRTAALAQSLLGVLAGCAVFALGAVALRLLSESELRQLPGFGPRLADKLKKLRLFP from the coding sequence ATGACATCCAATACTCAAGGCTCGAAGCTGCTGCAGGGCGCTTTTATTCTTAGTGCGGCAGCGATCTTCTCGAAACTGATCGGTACGCTCCAGAAGATACCGCTGCAGAATCTGGGCGGCGACGCCGCGTTCGGCATCTACAATACGGTCTATCCGTTGTATACGATTCTGGTGACGGTGGCAATGCTCGGACTGCCTGCCGCCATCTCACGGTTCGTGGCTGAGGCTTCGGCGGCACAGGACGTGCAGAAGGGGCGGCGGGTGCTGCTGCTATCAGCCGGAATTACGGCGGCCAGCGGCCTTCTGCTCGGCATTCTGGTCTACGCGGGGGCTCCGCTCATTGCGGTATGGGTCGGCAGCTCCCATATTGTTCCCGCTCTGCGCAGCAGCGCCTGGGGGCTGGCGGTGGTACCGCTGATGGCGGCGCTGCGCGGCTATTTCCAGGGACTGCATAATATGATGCCGACCGCCGTGTCACAGGTGGTTGAGCAGTCGGTACGTGTCGCGGTCATGATCGCGCTTCTGCTGTACCTGACGGGTGCTGGCGCAGATGCGGCAGGAATTGCTGCCGGTGCGATGCTGGGGCCCGCTGGAGGCGGGATCGCGGGTCTTGGCGTCATGCTGCTGTATTGGCGCAGCCACCGCCGGGGCTTGCCGGATAGGCTGCCTCAAGCTCCGCTTAAGAACAGCACGGCATCGGCCGTGCGAAGTGCAAAGCAGGGCGTTCCTGCCCGCGAGCTGCTGTCCTACGGCCTCCCGGTGATGCTGGGTGCGCTGGCGGTTCCGTTAATCGGACTGGTTGATGTCTTCACAGTTCCCCGTCTGCTTACGGGGAGCGGCAGCAGCGAGACAGCAGCGATGGCCCAGTTCGGCATCTATAACCGCGGGTTGCCGCTCGTGCAGATTGTAACGATGCTGGCGACCTCGCTCTCGGTCGTCTTCATCCCGGCGCTGGCCGAAGCGAAATACCAGCGGGATGAGGCCTTGATCCGTACGCGCATCACGCTGTCGCTGCGCTGGTTCTGGCTCCTTGGGCTGGCCGCCTCCGTAGGCCTGGCCGTGCTTGCAGAGCCGGTGAACACGGCTCTGTACGGGGACGCCGCCGGCAGCGGCGCGATGACCTGGCTGGCCTTCACCGCCGCGGGCGGGACGGTCAGCATCATCTCCGCCGCGCTGCTGCAAGGCCTGGGCGCCGTGCGCGCGCCGGCGCTGCATCTCCTGGCCGCCGCTCTGCTGAAGGCGGCCCTCAACCTGCTGCTCGTCCCGCAGCAGGGCATTACCGGTGCGGCCATCGCCGGCGTGGCCGCACATCTCTTCGCAGCAGCGCTGAACGTGCTGCTGCTCTACCGGCAGGGACATTTGCGGCTGCGCGCCGCAGATGTCCTGCTGAAGCCCGCGGCGCTGCTCGCGGGCCTGGGGCTGGCCGCCGCGGCCGTGAGCCACGGCGCAGCCTGGGCGGCAGACGCTGCCGGCTTCGGCGGCGGGCGGACCGCGGCCCTGGCGCAGAGCCTGCTCGGCGTGCTCGCAGGCTGCGCCGTCTTCGCACTCGGCGCAGTGGCGTTGCGGCTGCTCAGCGAGAGCGAGCTGCGCCAGCTTCCGGGCTTCGGCCCCCGCTTAGCGGACAAGCTAAAAAAGCTGCGCCTGTTCCCTTAA
- the yabQ gene encoding spore cortex biosynthesis protein YabQ: MNPSVQWITLLYMILSGIAMGLAYDSYRVLSQKLRFPKWLNALLDLLYWIGAALLVFRMLYAGNQGQLRFYVVLGLFLGVWIYFLIFSITVQRFVVRLIQSVQYVCRMLWRFVTIVIGGPILWLWRLVKGTVLLIGRVLLYIFKLLLRLTKPIWVLPVRWASPYASRFVHSARIVRITEWISGWRKR, from the coding sequence ATGAATCCCTCCGTTCAATGGATCACCCTGCTCTATATGATTCTGTCCGGCATTGCCATGGGACTGGCCTATGACAGCTACCGGGTGCTGTCGCAGAAGCTGAGATTTCCCAAATGGCTGAATGCGCTGCTGGATTTGCTGTATTGGATAGGGGCGGCCCTGCTGGTCTTTCGCATGCTTTATGCCGGAAACCAGGGACAATTGAGGTTTTATGTCGTTCTTGGCCTCTTTCTAGGTGTATGGATCTATTTTTTGATCTTCAGTATTACGGTGCAGCGTTTTGTGGTAAGGTTAATTCAGTCGGTTCAGTATGTATGCAGGATGCTATGGCGGTTCGTTACCATAGTCATCGGAGGTCCGATTCTCTGGCTGTGGCGCCTGGTTAAGGGAACAGTGCTGCTGATCGGCCGGGTCCTTCTTTATATTTTTAAGCTGCTGCTGCGTCTAACCAAGCCAATCTGGGTACTTCCTGTAAGGTGGGCCTCTCCGTATGCATCCCGGTTCGTTCATAGCGCCCGGATCGTGAGGATCACCGAGTGGATATCAGGGTGGCGGAAGCGCTGA
- a CDS encoding S1 domain-containing RNA-binding protein, translating to MAIEVGTKLEGKVTGITHFGAFVDLSGGVTGLVHISEIADNYVKDVNDHLKIADVVTVKVINVDKDGKIGLSIKQAVDKPASEVRPPRAPRPERPSGGDRFGGGGGSGGGGGGFNRERGGRPFKPAAGKPSFEDKMSRFLKDSEERISSIKKNTEGKRGGRGAKRV from the coding sequence ATGGCAATTGAAGTGGGCACCAAGTTAGAGGGCAAGGTGACAGGCATCACGCATTTCGGAGCATTTGTGGATCTGTCAGGAGGTGTCACAGGTCTCGTTCACATCTCGGAGATCGCCGATAACTACGTCAAGGATGTTAACGATCATTTGAAGATTGCGGATGTAGTAACCGTTAAGGTGATCAATGTTGACAAGGACGGCAAGATCGGACTTTCCATTAAGCAAGCCGTTGATAAGCCGGCATCGGAAGTACGTCCCCCCAGAGCTCCAAGACCTGAACGTCCAAGCGGTGGAGACCGTTTCGGCGGTGGTGGCGGCAGTGGCGGAGGCGGCGGTGGATTCAATCGTGAACGGGGTGGGCGTCCATTCAAGCCTGCAGCCGGTAAACCTTCATTCGAGGATAAAATGTCACGCTTCCTGAAAGACAGCGAAGAACGGATATCTTCGATCAAGAAGAACACAGAAGGAAAGCGCGGCGGCCGTGGAGCCAAGCGCGTATAA
- a CDS encoding HU family DNA-binding protein: MNKTDLVNNISEKSGLSKKDVETVLNGMLGEITEALASGDKVQLIGFGTFETRKRSGRTGRNPQSGTPIEIPESTVPAFKAGNKLKEAVN; encoded by the coding sequence ATGAACAAAACAGATCTGGTAAACAACATTTCCGAGAAAAGCGGACTATCCAAAAAAGACGTAGAAACCGTACTTAACGGAATGCTGGGCGAAATTACAGAAGCTCTTGCAAGCGGAGATAAAGTACAGCTGATCGGCTTCGGTACTTTTGAAACGCGCAAACGTTCCGGCCGCACCGGCCGTAACCCGCAATCGGGCACACCTATCGAAATTCCTGAATCCACAGTGCCGGCCTTCAAGGCAGGCAACAAACTCAAAGAAGCCGTTAACTAA
- a CDS encoding serine/threonine protein kinase, with translation MGMSSNPSYPAGTVITGKWRGNRYVVERVLGKGANGTVYLVQREGRRERYALKIGYDTLELQSEINVLTSLQSCRKRSEHRARKESPLSSYLLESDDFKDRDHTPFYVMRYVEGRPLHHFLSRNGASWLGLVGMTILEKLQTLHECGFVFGDLKPENVMVSSYGEAELIDYGGASPIGRSVKQFTEWHDRGFWNAGSRTGDQSYDLFAFAVLCLRLLNEEGLKSAAQQLPQTRSVEELMKLARELPDKKLSSWLCLALKGGFPGSAQAAEIWKSHIYRGRKTGHETMATPRWLKNAFALSLFLLAFTLYWVFRF, from the coding sequence ATGGGTATGTCGTCTAATCCATCCTATCCGGCAGGCACAGTGATTACCGGCAAATGGCGGGGGAACCGTTATGTCGTGGAGCGTGTGCTGGGGAAGGGGGCAAACGGAACCGTATATCTGGTGCAGCGGGAAGGCAGACGGGAGCGGTATGCGCTTAAGATCGGATACGATACGCTGGAGCTGCAGTCTGAGATTAACGTGCTGACCTCCCTGCAGTCCTGCCGCAAGCGCAGCGAGCACCGGGCCCGCAAGGAGTCGCCGTTATCCTCCTATCTGCTGGAATCGGATGATTTCAAGGACCGGGACCATACGCCCTTTTATGTGATGCGTTATGTGGAAGGAAGGCCGCTGCACCATTTCCTGTCCAGGAACGGCGCCTCCTGGCTGGGGCTTGTCGGAATGACGATTCTGGAGAAGCTGCAGACGCTGCATGAGTGCGGCTTCGTATTCGGAGACCTGAAGCCGGAGAATGTCATGGTATCCAGCTACGGGGAAGCCGAACTGATTGATTACGGGGGAGCAAGCCCTATCGGACGGAGTGTGAAGCAGTTCACCGAATGGCATGACCGCGGATTCTGGAATGCCGGCAGCCGGACAGGCGACCAGAGCTATGACCTGTTTGCTTTTGCCGTCCTGTGCCTGCGTCTGCTTAATGAAGAAGGGCTGAAGTCTGCCGCCCAGCAGCTTCCGCAGACAAGGAGCGTAGAGGAGCTGATGAAGCTGGCCCGGGAGCTGCCGGATAAGAAGCTGTCCTCCTGGCTATGCCTCGCGCTCAAAGGCGGTTTCCCCGGTTCCGCGCAGGCTGCGGAGATCTGGAAAAGCCACATCTACAGAGGACGGAAGACCGGACATGAGACGATGGCAACCCCGCGCTGGCTCAAAAATGCGTTCGCGTTGTCTTTATTTCTGCTGGCATTCACGCTATACTGGGTTTTCCGCTTCTGA
- a CDS encoding septum formation initiator family protein: MNRFSAEEKNTNQSASAAGAKRRKFIWILVMAVFFGWAGFTFFAQSAAIADKSEQLARKRENSESVTATLNQLKYEVSRLNDDEYIGQLARKWYNMYPAGESPIRTEQSGQ, translated from the coding sequence ATGAACAGATTCTCTGCGGAAGAAAAGAATACGAACCAGAGTGCTTCGGCCGCAGGCGCGAAGAGAAGAAAGTTTATATGGATTCTTGTGATGGCTGTTTTCTTCGGCTGGGCCGGATTTACTTTCTTTGCCCAGAGCGCAGCAATCGCCGACAAGAGCGAACAGCTCGCCCGTAAGAGAGAGAACAGTGAGAGTGTAACAGCCACGCTGAATCAATTGAAATATGAGGTCTCGCGGCTGAATGACGATGAGTATATCGGACAATTAGCGCGTAAATGGTACAATATGTATCCTGCAGGGGAATCACCTATCCGTACCGAGCAATCCGGGCAATAA
- the mazG gene encoding nucleoside triphosphate pyrophosphohydrolase: protein MSATLTIVGLGSGNPDRLTLGIIKKLKAASAVYVRTAEHPVMAALAEMEIAWESFDGLYESLSSFPEVYEAITATLIEKAAAAPQGTEIVYAVPGHPMVAESAVSLLRGRCPEAGIELNILGGESFLDEAFVRLGFDPIEGFQLLDASGIRSSQLHPELHTLIGQVYDSFTASETKLCLMELYPPEYEVIAAHALGVEGEEQILRVPLYELDRLDGYGNLSLVYVPASRADEARNRTFARLHEIVDILRSPEGCPWDREQTHESLRKNLIEETYEVLETIDEDDPDHMKEELGDLLLQIMLHSQMEEELGTFSVYDVIEGLNEKLLFRHPHVFGDQAAGNAEEALQNWEGMKAEEKRRKGVEPEALSALSGVPRDLPALMKAYKLQKKASKVGFDWDNTSDVLAKIREEIDELQEAIETGQSAEEQMLELGDLLFAATNAARFIGADPEEALTRTNRKFVARFEYIERRLRDQGVRLEDSPLEEMEALWQEAKAEERKQ, encoded by the coding sequence ATGAGCGCAACATTAACGATCGTCGGCCTGGGCTCCGGGAACCCGGACCGGCTGACACTCGGCATTATTAAGAAGCTGAAGGCGGCCTCGGCCGTATACGTGCGGACCGCAGAGCATCCTGTTATGGCTGCACTGGCGGAGATGGAGATCGCCTGGGAGTCCTTCGACGGGCTGTATGAGTCGCTGTCGTCCTTCCCGGAGGTCTATGAAGCCATTACGGCAACGCTGATTGAGAAAGCTGCGGCCGCTCCGCAGGGCACGGAGATCGTCTATGCCGTTCCGGGTCATCCTATGGTGGCCGAATCCGCTGTCTCCCTGTTGCGCGGGCGCTGCCCGGAGGCGGGCATTGAGCTGAATATCCTCGGCGGCGAGAGCTTCCTGGATGAAGCATTCGTCCGTCTGGGCTTTGATCCGATTGAAGGCTTCCAGCTGCTGGATGCCTCCGGTATCCGCAGCTCCCAGCTTCACCCGGAGCTGCATACCCTGATCGGGCAGGTCTATGACAGCTTCACCGCGTCTGAGACCAAGCTCTGCCTGATGGAGCTCTACCCGCCCGAGTATGAGGTGATTGCCGCACATGCGCTTGGGGTGGAAGGCGAGGAGCAGATTCTCCGTGTGCCGCTGTACGAGCTGGACCGGCTGGACGGCTATGGTAATCTGTCGCTGGTCTATGTTCCGGCGAGCCGTGCGGATGAAGCGCGTAACCGTACCTTTGCCCGGCTGCATGAGATTGTCGATATTCTGCGGAGCCCCGAGGGCTGTCCCTGGGACCGTGAGCAGACGCATGAATCCTTGCGCAAAAATCTGATCGAAGAGACCTATGAGGTGCTGGAGACGATTGACGAGGATGATCCGGACCATATGAAGGAAGAGCTGGGCGACCTGCTGCTCCAGATTATGCTTCACTCCCAAATGGAAGAGGAGCTGGGAACCTTCAGTGTCTACGATGTCATTGAGGGGCTGAATGAGAAGCTGCTGTTCCGCCACCCGCATGTCTTCGGGGATCAGGCGGCCGGCAATGCCGAGGAGGCGCTGCAGAACTGGGAAGGGATGAAGGCCGAGGAGAAGCGGCGCAAAGGCGTGGAGCCCGAAGCCCTGTCCGCACTTAGCGGGGTTCCAAGGGATCTGCCGGCACTGATGAAGGCGTACAAGCTGCAGAAGAAGGCCTCCAAAGTCGGATTCGACTGGGACAATACAAGCGATGTGCTGGCTAAGATCCGCGAGGAGATTGACGAGCTTCAGGAGGCGATTGAGACGGGACAGTCTGCCGAGGAGCAGATGCTGGAGCTGGGCGACCTGCTGTTCGCAGCCACCAATGCGGCCCGCTTCATCGGAGCCGATCCGGAAGAAGCACTGACCCGCACCAACCGTAAGTTCGTAGCCCGGTTCGAATATATTGAGCGGCGTCTGCGCGATCAGGGGGTCCGGCTGGAGGACAGCCCGCTCGAAGAGATGGAAGCCCTCTGGCAGGAAGCCAAGGCGGAAGAGCGGAAGCAATAG
- the yabP gene encoding sporulation protein YabP — MIEPAKVNKQHDLHMRSRKQIELTGVQNVESFDSEEFLLSTELGQLTIRGTHLHIKNLSLENGMLSLEGNVHSLIYLDPGAQGKNKGILRKLFK; from the coding sequence ATGATCGAACCAGCCAAAGTCAACAAACAGCATGATCTGCACATGCGCAGCCGCAAGCAGATTGAGCTTACCGGTGTGCAGAATGTGGAGAGCTTTGACAGTGAAGAGTTTCTGCTGAGTACAGAACTTGGTCAGCTGACTATTCGGGGGACTCATTTACATATTAAGAATCTAAGTCTGGAGAATGGAATGCTGTCCCTTGAAGGCAATGTTCATTCCCTGATTTATCTGGACCCCGGGGCGCAAGGCAAAAATAAAGGGATTCTCCGCAAGCTGTTTAAATGA
- a CDS encoding RNA-binding S4 domain-containing protein, whose protein sequence is MRLDKFLKVSRLIKRRTVAKDVSEQGRVLINGRESKPSSTVKIGDEITVQFGQKLVTVKVEKLVETTRKDEAAGMYTLLREEPVAKSTGLDW, encoded by the coding sequence ATGCGTCTGGACAAGTTCCTGAAGGTCTCCCGTCTGATCAAGCGCCGCACCGTGGCCAAGGATGTGTCCGAACAGGGCCGGGTGTTGATCAATGGACGGGAGTCCAAACCGAGCAGCACGGTGAAGATCGGTGACGAGATTACCGTGCAGTTCGGCCAAAAGCTTGTGACGGTCAAAGTGGAAAAGCTGGTGGAAACCACCCGTAAGGATGAGGCCGCCGGAATGTATACCCTGCTCCGTGAAGAGCCGGTTGCCAAAAGCACGGGACTCGACTGGTAG
- a CDS encoding peptidylprolyl isomerase → MSLNKKSWKVLVVSLTAALSFSMLAACSNKSDDTAVATYKGGTITQKEFNLDTRVMKFLSPEQAQYLEIDMFKESILKQEVAFEYLADKATDEAKKAAEKEVDTQIGSIKTALGDKYKSTLKEQDLSESDLRSYMQRVLTVYQDMLLKLTDEQVKTHYEATKADYSVATLRHVLVGLTDSAGKERTDADALKRAQEVKAKLDGGADFAAVAKEYSDDTGTKETGGEYKDKALGEYVAEFKAAAHSLPLNTISEPVKTTYGYHIIKVEARKDTTFDTLTADQLKAVKNAAASASLETFLEKDLDSLEIKINLPKSSAAAGDTGATATPAPAAGSDTPAATDAPAATEAAK, encoded by the coding sequence ATGTCGTTAAATAAAAAATCCTGGAAGGTTCTGGTGGTCTCGCTGACCGCAGCCCTGTCCTTCTCCATGCTTGCTGCCTGCAGCAATAAAAGTGATGATACTGCGGTGGCAACGTATAAGGGCGGCACCATTACCCAGAAGGAATTCAATCTGGATACCCGCGTAATGAAATTCCTGTCCCCTGAACAGGCGCAGTATCTGGAGATTGATATGTTCAAGGAGTCCATCCTGAAGCAGGAGGTCGCGTTCGAATACCTGGCGGACAAGGCCACGGATGAAGCGAAGAAGGCTGCGGAGAAAGAAGTCGATACTCAGATCGGCTCGATCAAAACTGCGCTGGGCGACAAATACAAAAGCACGCTGAAGGAACAGGACCTGAGCGAGTCGGATCTGCGTTCTTATATGCAGCGCGTACTTACCGTATATCAGGACATGCTGCTGAAATTAACGGATGAGCAGGTCAAGACCCATTATGAAGCCACTAAGGCCGATTATAGCGTGGCTACGCTGCGCCATGTCCTGGTTGGCCTAACCGATAGCGCGGGCAAGGAGCGGACAGATGCCGATGCGCTGAAGCGCGCCCAGGAAGTGAAGGCGAAGCTGGATGGCGGTGCAGACTTTGCAGCCGTTGCCAAGGAATACTCGGATGATACCGGCACGAAGGAAACCGGCGGTGAATATAAGGACAAGGCTCTGGGGGAATATGTAGCAGAGTTCAAGGCTGCGGCCCACAGTCTTCCGCTGAATACGATCAGTGAGCCGGTTAAGACTACTTACGGATATCACATTATCAAGGTGGAAGCCCGCAAGGACACTACCTTCGATACGCTGACTGCCGACCAGCTCAAAGCCGTGAAGAACGCTGCGGCTTCTGCCAGCCTGGAGACCTTCCTGGAGAAGGACCTGGATAGTCTGGAGATTAAAATTAATCTGCCGAAGAGCTCTGCTGCTGCAGGCGATACGGGAGCCACAGCTACACCGGCTCCGGCTGCGGGTAGTGACACGCCAGCCGCTACAGATGCGCCGGCTGCTACGGAAGCCGCTAAATAA